The region GCAAGGTCGACCTCTTCTTCATTGAGACCATTTTTCTCGTTGCCAAAGAGAATCGCCACGTGGCTATTGGCGTACTGCGGGAGATTTTGCGCAAATTCCTTGGCAGTGAGGCTAAAAAATTTACGATTTTTACCCAACCGTCGGCTGGTGGCCACCACAAGGGTCATGTCGGCAAGCGCTTGGGGCAGAGTGGCGAAGTGTTGGGCGTTTTCATAGATATCAAATGCGCTCAAACTCCACGTGCGGATAGCGGTTAAGTCCTCAGGACTCTGCATATCGACAATGCGAAGACGGTGCACGCCCATCGCTTTCATCGCTCGGCAGATGGCGCCAATGTTGGCTTGCCCTTCGGGTCGTACTAAAACAATGGTAATATTCTCTAAAACAGTTACATATTTTGCACAAGACATAGCTATCATCGTACCATATTTTATGGCTTTAGGCAAGATAGCGCAAGGCTTTTTCGCAAGAGGACTCTTGTCAAAAGTGCGTGGTTGTGGTATGATTTGACGCATGAGTGTGGACAAAGAAGATAAACTAGGCGATTTTTTACTAGAGAAGACCGAGAAAATGTTAACATGGCGCAAGCGACATAAAATGTTGTCGCGTGAGCGATCACGGCGTAAAGGGTTTTTCCTTGATCTCCTTACAAGTATCCCCAGCACCTTATTGATTGTCTTTTTACTTAATTTATACGTGATTCAAGCCTATGTGATTCCCTCAGAGTCGATGAACACAACGTTGCTCCCAGATGATCGTATTTTTGTCGACAAATTCCATTATGGTCCTGAAATTTGGCTTGGGGTGGACAAACATTTGCCTGCCATTAATCCTGTGGTGCGTGGACAGATCATCACGTTCCCCAATCCCGATTATGAGAGCAAAGGGGTTATCTTTGAGACACTACGTCGATTCCTCTTTTATATTTCTTTAACTTCTGTAGACATCGGGCGTGATGCACAAGGCAATCCGCCTATTGATCTTTTGATTAAGCGTGCTGTCGGCTACAACGGTGATCGCCTAATTTTCCGTGATGGGGAACTCTTCATTAAGGGCGAAGGTGAGAGCTTTGAGCTTCCTGAACACTTCTTTCAACGGGTCAATAACATCTCCTATTATACGCAACGTGGGTACACACAAGATAATAGCGAACTGGTTGCCAAGCTCGCGGAGTATTCGATCTATCGCGATTTACGCTTAACCCTACCCGCTCATTTAGAGCGATTTGAAGAATTTTCTCAAGAGCGCACCCGTTATTTAGGGCGCATCACGCAAGGCAATCCTTTTCCTAGGAGTTTAGCCAGCATGATGATTTATGCAAACCGTCAAGAGAAGTTGGATGATTACTACCGCCATAATCGTGGGATCTATGTCCCACATGGCTATGTTTTGCCCTTGGGCGATAATCGCGACAACTCTTTAGATGGGCGCTACTTTGGGGTTATTCCACAAAAAATAGTACAAGGTAGGGCATTTTTACGTATGTGGCCTTGGGATAGAATAGGTGGAATTCACTAAACACCATGAGAAAGAAGGTTAAATTTCGCAAACATTCGTATCAACAAACTCGCGCGATGATAAAGCAGATCTTTCGCTATGTACTCTTTATTTTTCTTTTGATTGCGCTTTTAACCTTTACAAAGTTTGCTCTCGTGGCCACTTATCGGGTTGAAGCGGAGGGGATGTCGCCCTATTATCCTAAGGGTAGTATGGTGATGGCAAATGCCTTTGGCTTAAGTGATTTTTATGATCATTTACCTCTTAATAAAGAGATTAAGCGAGGGCACGTTGTCTTATTGCAAACGCATCAGGAGAAGGAGGAGCAATCATGGCTAGGGTACTTGTTCAATCCGGGGTTACGCTTTATTTCGGGTAATTTTTTCTGGATTAAGAGTAAAAAAGAGCGCAGTGGCATTCCCCATCTCATGATGAAGCGCGTGATTGCCCTGCCGGGGGATCGGATTCGGCTAGAGGGCAATGAGGTCTTTGTCCAGACTCCCTCGCACACCTTTTTTGTGAGCGAATTTGAGGCCTCATCGTTACAATATGAGATTACAACGCCCTTGCGTCGAGAAGATTGGTTGCCCTTCTCGCCTTTCTCGGGTGATTTGGTTGAGTATCTCCTAGGCGAGGATGAATACTTTGTTCTAGGCGATAACCGTACGCTTATTAACGATAGCCGCAATTTTGGTCTCATCACAAAACGCGACATCCATGCGGTGGTACTCTTTAAGTACTTGGGTCGGTAGAACAACTTCCTGCTAATATAAAATACGCCCTTGTCAAAGAGCAAGACTCTAGCTATAATATAGTTATGAATGCAGAGAAATTACGAAGATTATTTATTGGCTTTTTTACACAGCATGATCATGTGGAGATTTCTGGTCGATCGGTAATACCGGAAAACGATCCCACAGTGCTTTTTACCACGGCGGGCATGCATCCATTGGTGCCCTATCTTCTGGGTGAGCCTCATCCTTCGGGGCGACGTTTGACCGATGTGCAAAAGTGTATCCGCACAGGCGATATTGAGAGTGTTGGTGATGCGCATCACTTAACGTTTTTTGAGATGCTGGGCAACTGGAGCTTAGGCGACTACTTTAAATCAGAGATGATTGCGATGAGCTATCAATTTTTAACCTCGCCAGATTACTTGGGTATCGACCCTTCTCGGTTGCATGTTACGGTGTTTGCCGGCGATGATGAGGTTCCCCGTGATGAGGAGTCGGCGCGCTTATGGCAAGAGATGGGCATCGCTCCTGAGCGTATCTACTTTTTAGGACGCGAGGATAATTGGTGGGGACCCGCCGGACAGACCGGCCCTTGTGGGCCTGATAGCGAGATGTTTTTAGATACCGAAAAAGAGCCCTGTAGCGCCGAGTGTCGACCGGGTTGTAGTTGTGGCAAGTACATTGAGATTTGGAACGATGTCTTTATGGAGTACGACAAGCAAGAGGATGGATCTTATCTTCCTTTAAAGATGAAAAATATCGATACAGGCATGGGTTTGGAGCGTACCCTCTGTCTCTTGTTGGGTAAAAAAAATGTCTACGATACCGAACTCTTTCAACCGATTATCCAGAAAATTGAAGAGATTTCGGGTCATCGCTATACTGGCGAAGAGAGCGAAGAGACGACGAAAGCCTTTCGTGTGATCGCCGATCATATTAAAACCGCTACTATGATTATGAGTGATGAGCGTGGCATTCGCCCAAGCAATGTGGGGCAGGGGTATATCTTGCGCCGTTTGATTCGTCGTGCGGTTCGATTTGGGCGGAAACTGGGCATTGAGGTATCATTTTTGCCACAGCTTGCCGATGTCGTGCTAGATATTTATCGAAATAGTTACCCAGAAATGCAAGATAAGCGTAATTTTTTGCATGACGAGTTACGCTTAGAAGAAGAACAATTTAGTCGCACACTGATGCAAGGCGAGCGTGAATTTCTCAAAATGTTGCCCTCTTTATTGAAAAATCCGCAAAAGATGATGAGTGGTCGCTTGGCCTTTAAGCTCTACGATACCTATGGGTTTCCGATTGAGTTGACCGAGGAGTTAGCGCGCGAGCATGGCTTAGGTGTCGATCGTACAGAGTTTGATGCGGCCTTTGCCAAGCATCAAGAGGCAAGTAAAGCGGGCGCGGATAAGCTCTTTAAGGGTGGTTTGGCGGATGATAGCATGGCCAGCACGCGTTATCATACGGCGACACACTTACTGAATGAGGCATTACGGCGTGTCTTGGGCGATGGCGTGCATCAGGCGGGTAGTAATATTACGCCAGAGCGTTTACGTTTCGATTTTAACTGGAATGATAAGTTAAGCGAAGAGCAAATCGTACAAGTAGAGGCGTTGGTGAATGCACAAATTGAGGCGAATTTACCTATTGGGTTTGAAGTGATGTCGATTGAAGAGGCAAAAAATATCGGCGCACAGGCAATGTTTGAAGGTCGTTATGATGAAAAGGTGAAGGTCTACCGCATGGGCGACTTTTCCGTTGAGGTCTGTGGTGGGCCACATGTGGAACATACTGGCGAGTTAGGCAAATTCAAAATTGTCAAGGAGCAATCCAGTAGCCGTGGGGTGCGACGCATCAAAGCGATTTTAGTGGATTAATCAAAAGAGACCGCATTTGCGGTCTCTTTCTTTATATAGACGCGTAAAAAATTTACGCTTTTCCTGCGGAACCAAGAACGTTTTGATTCTTGTACATGTAGAGTTTTTTGAGCTCATCACGTGCAGGCCCGAGGTATTTGCGCGGATCGAATTCGGATGGTTGCTCGGCGAAAACCTTACGGATCATCGCAGTCATAGCAAGGCGACCGTCGGAATCGATGTTGATTTTACAGACAGCGCTAGCAGCGGCACGGCGAAGTTGTTCTTCTGGAATACCAACGGCATCAGGCACTTTGCCACCGAATTGCTCGATGATGCGTACGTACTCCATGGGTACGCTAGAAGATCCGTGAAGAACGATAGGGAAACCAGGAAGACGCTTTTCGATCTCTTCGAGAATGTCGAAGCGGAGTTCTGGTGGAACCAAGACGCCATCGGCATTGCGGGTACATTGATCGGGGGTGAATTTGGTGGCACCATGACTGGTTCCAATCGAGATAGCAAGACTATCAACACCGGTACGCTTGACGAAATCTTCGACTTCATCGGGCTCGGTGTAGGTGTGATGCTCGGCAACCACGTCATCTTCGATACCAGCAAGGATACCAAGCTCACCTTCAACGGTTACGTAGTGCTCTTGACTATGAGCAAAATCAACCACTTGCTTGGTCAGTGCAACGTTCTCTTCGTAAGGAAGGTGGCTACCATCGATCATAACGGACGAGAAGCCAGACTCGATACACTCTTTGCAGAGCGCCAAGCTGTCGCCATGGTCTAGGTGAAGGACGATAGGGATATCGTATCCGAGCTCTTTAGCATATTCGGTGGCACCTTTAGCCATGTTGCGAAGCAAGGTCGCGTTGGCATACTTGCGTGCACCCGAAGAAACTTGTAAAATGACGGGACTCTTGGTCTCGACACAGGCTTGAACGATGGCTTGAAGTTGTTCTAGATTATTGAAGTTGTAGGCAGGAATCGCATACTTGCCAGCCATGGCTTTAGCGAATAGGTCTTTGGTGTTTACCAAACCTAAATCTTTGTAACTAACCATATATTGACTCTCCTAAAAAATACATATTGGCTCTCGCTGCGAGCGCCTAAATTAATTATACAATATTTCGAAGAAAATAGCACTAGGTCCGCGCTTAAATATATTGAATTTACCATAAATTTTCTCAAAAGCTAATAAATTGAGTTGTAGTTTTTTGAAAAATGTGCTACTCTAAACCAGAAAAGACCGACTAGCAATAGTTGGTTGGTTATTTTAGCATAATGAAGCTTTGTAGGAAGGTAAACGTATGGAAGATGAAAACAAAGAAGCTCTCGTGGTTCGTTCTAAAGTGAAGAGCTATATAAAAGAGAAGAGCGATGGGATGAAGTGCTCGGAGAAGGTGATCGATATCTTGTCTGACCGCGTAAGGGAGCTTTGTGATGCTGCCATCGAGAATGCCAAGCGCGACAAGCGTAAGACGGTACAAGAGAAGGATTTTTAGGATTCTTTTTTGTGTTTTAGAAAGAAAAAACCTCACCTGCTGGTGAGGTCTTCTTTTCTCTTTAAGAGAGATTAATTCATGATGCCGTCTTTCTGCGCCATGTACTTGACGAGATCGACAACACGATTGGAGTAACCCCACTCATTGTCGTACCAAGAGACAACCTTGAAGAAACGTTCTTCGTTAGGAAGGTTGTTTTGCTTGGTAGCAAGGCTGTCGTAGATACTCGATCGTGCATCGTGGATAAAGTCGGTGGAGACCAACTCTTCGTCGGCATAACCAAGAATATCTTTGAGGTAGCTCTTGCTAGCCTTCTGCATGAGCTTGTCGATCTCCGCGATGGAGGTCTTCTTCTCGGTGCGGAAGGTAAGGTCAACCACAGATACCGTAGGCGTAGGCACGCGGAAAGACATACCAGTGAGTTTTCCCTTGGTTACAGGAAGAACTTCACCTACAGCCTTAGCAGCGCCAGTGGTGCTAGGAATGATGTTGATAGCCGCAGCACGCCCACCACGCCAATCTTTGGCGCTTACGCCATCGACAGTCTTTTGGGTTGCGGTGTAGCTATGGATCGTGGTCATCAAACCAGTCTCGATGCCAATGCCCTCTTCGAGCAAGACATGAACGACAGGAGCAAGACAGTTGGTCGTACAGCTAGCATTGGAGACAATGTTATGCTGACTAGGATCATACTCTTCGTGGTTCACGCCCATAACGATAGTCTTTACGCCACCCTTAGCAGGAGCGGAGATAACGACTTTCTTCGCGCCGGCTTCGATGTGTCCATGAGCTTTGTCCATGTCGGTAAAGAGACCGGTGCTCTCGATGACATAGTCAACACCTAGCTCTTTCCATGGAAGCACTTTAAGACCCTCACGGCTAGCTTGGATACAGCGAACTTCGTGTCCATTAACAACAATGATGTCGTTGTGGTCTAAGCCATCGCTACTCTTTTTCGACTCAAATTTAGCTTTCATCTGTCCTTGTGTTGAGTCATACTTAAGCTGATAAATGAAGTAATCCGCGTCAGTCGACATGTCGACAACCGCTACTACATCAATTTGATTCTTTTCCTTGCCCAAGAGCTTCTGATTGACCAAAGCTTGGAAAACTAAACGTCCGATGCGACCAAAACCATTAATCGCTACTTTCATACTTCTATCCCCCTATTCAGGTGAAAATAAAGATTTTATCTTCTCAAAAATAGTATACTCAAAAACGCCAACTCTGTCAATGAAGTAGGAAGAATCCTTCAGGAATTCCTAGCACGGGGGAGCTTGATTGGGGTAGTTGGTTGGGGTCGCGGAGGAGAAAGAGTTCATCTTCGGTGGTGATGACATCGGGGCGCACGGTGGGTTGCACTGATCCTGCGGAGCTAAACTCACCCAACTCGTCGATGGTTACGCGCCCAAGCTCACTGTTGTTGATGATTTCAAAGTAGGGTGCGCCACTGATGAGGCGACTATTGCCTTTTGCAATGATGATAAATTGATCGCCAGTCTTGACACCGTGCAGGGATCCAACGCTAATTAAGATACGAGATCCTTCACGACGCATCACTTGCGCACGGATCGGAATGGTTGCGTCGATCATTTTAATGATATCGTTCATCGCATCTTCAATACGCGTATTCCCCGTACGGTTGAGGCTGAAGCTCTGAATAAGTGTGCCGGTGTTGACCATATAGAGATCGGCTTGGGTAAAGAGGCGACGATCGCGCTCGATAAAGCGTAAAATAATGCTGTAATCCATGTGTTGATTGTAGGCGGTTTGCCAAGCTTCACTTTGGGTTTGGCTAGCACCTGCGTCGGTGAGTTCGAAGCGGGTGTTAAAGCGCATTTTGTCGACAAAAACTTGTTGTAGGAGCGCGTCGACACCATATTGCCCCAAGAGCGATTCTCCTTGAATACGCGTAACCAGAATACGCAAGGGACGCCCCATCGGCATGTGGGAGAGACCAAATTTTTTGGCAGGATTGGGATAGGTTTGGCGCTCCTCGCGAGCTAAAACGGTGAGCATTTCTGGCGTGGCAATGCCCTCCTCTTTGAGGAGGCGAAGTTGATCGACGTAGCTTAAAGGAAAACCTTGTTGCGCAAAGATGCGACCCATTTCAAAACGTGCTTGAGCGTCGTGGGGGTTGAGAATGAGGGAGCGACGATAGCTTTGCAAGGCGCGGGTATTATCGAGATTACGGGAGAGGAGCCGAGCTTGTTCTCGTCGTTGGCTGGCAAAGGTGTTACGCTCTTTATCGCCAATGGCAAAATTTCGCATGATAAAATCTTCTGCACTTAAGCGATGTAACTCATGGCTAGGCTGTAGTTTAAGAAGCTCTACATAGGCATTGTATGCCTTGGTGAGGTCGCCCGATCGTTCCAGTGCCTCGGCAAGGAGCGCCCAGACTTCGGTCTCTTCTCGCCCACGGCCTTTGATGAGCTCTTCTAAGACTTTAACCGCTTCATCATAACGGGTAAGCCCCATCAGCACTTGACTTCGACGCATGGCTAATTGATGAAAGTTAGGGTTGATCCGATAGACGGCATCATATTCAATGAGTGCCTCGCGCCACTTGAGCTGTTTTTCGTAGTGAAGACCTGCATGAAAACGTACCAATGCATCTTGGGGAAAGTAGAAGATAGCTTGACGAATGTAGGGTGTGGAGCGGTGGAATTCGCGTCTGTCGTCGAAGATGAGAGCAAGGCTAAGGAGCGCACGACGATTTTGTGGGCGCTCTTTGAGCATCTTCTCGATCAATGCGATGGCGTTATCGCTACGGCCTTCTAAAAGGTTGACCTCTGCCATGCCAAATTGCGCATCAACATTATTAGGCTCTTTGGAGAGGACATCTTGAAAGATGGCTCTTGCCTGCCCACTCTGACCCAATCCGGTGTGGGCGCGTGCGCGAAGCGTTTTCGCATCAACATTATTAGCAAGACGATCGTAGAGATTGAGGTTGCTAAGTACTTCATGATATTCGCCAAGAAAAAAGTAGACTTCGCTGATGCGTAGGCGTGCTTCGGCATAGTTGGGGTTGATGTTGAGGGCGCGTCGAAAGAGGGTAATCGCCTGAAAGAAATCTTGCCGTTCGGTGGCGGCTAAGCCCTCTTTGTAGAGATCCATGGCGCTCTGTTGCGGGGGAGCGATTTGCGTTTGGGCAAAATTCATCGGGATGACAAAGAAGGAGAAGAGCAGTATACCGACAATGGGGCTAATCTTTTTCATGTTTTCTATCCTTTATAAGTTCTACGCTTTTAATTTTTTGTCCATCGACCTCACGGGCAATGAAGAGAGCATCCTCATACTCCACTTCTTGATGAAGGGCGGGGACTCTGCCAAAAAGATTATACAAAAATCCACCGAGTGTGTCAAAGTTATCGTTGGGAAGCGACATATGCAAGAGCGCGTTGAGTTCGTCAATGGCGATACGTGCGTCGATCATGTAGTGTCCGCTGCCGAGGTTGTGGATCTCTTCGGTTTCGTTGTCGAATTCATCTTGAATGCTACCAACAATCTGCTCGATGATATCCTCCAGTGAGAGAAGACCACTCACTCCGCCGTACTCATCTAAGACCAGAGCCATATGCACATGGCGTTTTTTGAACTCACGTAATAAGCCGTCGAGCTTTTTACTTGCAGGAACAAAGAATGGCTCGCGACAGTAGCGTTCGAGTTGGAAAGGCTCTCTCTCTTGGCTGTAGAGATAGCGGATGAGATCTTTGCTATAAAGCACACCAATGACGTTGTCTACCCGATTTTTGTAGACGGGATAGCGCGAGTAACGGTGATCTAAGATGATCGTTAAGATCTCCTCAAAGGAGCTATCCGCATTGAGAAAGATGGCATCAACGCGCGGCACCATCACTTCGATGGCGCTGGTCTCTTCTAGGGAGAGAATGCCTTGGATCATCTTCTCTTTTTCGGCACTAATTGCTTTGGGTTCCTCTTGTCTCTTTTTTTGCGAAATCCAATTTTTAAATAAAGCCATAAATGTCGAACGCAGCTTATTGCAAGCTTAGCTCTTTTAACTCCTTCATGATAAGTTCTTGTTCTATAAGCATCGGCTCATTAGCCTCATTTGTTGCGTGGTTTTTTCCTAAAAGGTGTAAAATTCCATGAATGATGACTCTTTTGGTCTCTTCGTGGAGGCTGACGTTAAATTCTTGTGCATTTTGGGCGACGGTTGCCAGACAGATGAGGATGTCGCCAAGACTCTTGGGCTCGTCGTCTTGGCTGAGTTGGAGAAAGGGATCGTCTGGCTCCTCCTCCAGGGTGAAGGTGAGGACGTCGGTGGGATAATCTTTGCCACGGTAGGTGCGATTGAGCTCTTGCATGGCTTGTGCGTCGATAAAGCTTAGGCTAAAAATCTCTTTAATGTTTAAATGAGTAACAACTGCCTGCACAAACGCTTCTAACGCTGATGGTTGGATGGATGGGGGCAGTGGCTCTTCATAAAAAATATCGATCATTTACTCTTTCTCTCCTTTGGGGTATTCAATACGATGGTGATACTGCCCGATGAGCGATTGCACGAGCGAGAATTTTATCTTGCCTAAATCCTTTAGAGCTAAAGGGCTATCTTGTAGCTCTTTGGTTTCAATTTTATGGCTAATAATATCGTCTACCAACTTGGCGATGGTGGTTTGATTGGGCTTTTTGAGGGTGTGGCTGGCAGCTTCTACTGAGTCGGCCAGCATGACAATGGCGCTCTCCTTACTGCGCGGACGCGGTCCTGAGTAGCGAAAATCCGCCTCATTGATGCTCTGTTCGGGGTCGCTAAGCTCTTCTTTAGCACGCGTATAGAAAAAGCTCACCAGACTCTCGCCATGGTGCTCACTAATAATATCCAAGACCTCTTGGGGTAGGCGAATCTCTTTGCCCATTTCATAACCGATGCGCACATGACTACGGATCATCGCCGCGGAGAGGTTGGCGCGCATGCTGTTGTGTTTGTTGGTGCCTTTTTGTTGATTTTCGACAAAGTATTCAGGATTTTCCATCTTTCCAATATCGTGATAGTAGGCTCCCACCCGCGCCAAAAGACCTTTCGCGCCGATATGTTGACAGGCATTCTCCGCCAGTATCGCTACATTGAGGCTATGGGTGTAGGTGCCGGGGGCGAGGTATTGTAGCCGTCTTAGCGTGGGCGCATTGAGGTTGCAGAGATCGAGCAGGCGATAGTTGGTAGGCAGATTGAGCATCCGTTCAACGATTGGGCTGATGGTGAGCGCAACGGGTGAGACTAGGAGTCCACTGACAATCGCAACCATCAAACTAGGCAGATCAAACTCTTCTGTAGCGTTTACCATGGCGAGAATAAAGAACGCAAGCGCTTGGAGCAGTGCTTGCCAAAAAGAGGCCAAAAAGAGGCGATTACGATTGGTTGCATGGTGGGCAAGATAGATAGCAACTGGCATGCTCATGAGCAGATAGATAATGGAGAGCATATCAAAGCGTACCGCCAGTGCAAAGATGAGCAGATAATGGAGCGAGAAGAGGAGTCCTATACGGTAGCCAAAGAGCAAGGTGATGGCAAAGCTAACGGCAATTGCTGGGCTCATCATGACGGCGGGGACTCTATAGGGTGCGCCTTGCCAGGTAAGAATAAAGAAGGTGGAGATCAAGGCGATAAAGGCGATCGCGAGTATCATGTAGTAGCGCTTGGCGATGGGTTTGAGGCGATCGAGTTTAATGATGGCTTCGCGATAGAGAGCATGAATAATGGCAATGATTGCCGCGGTAATCAAGAGCATGTAGAGGATGGAACCTATTTGTTCTTGTTGCAGAAGAATGGGTGATATTTCTGTAATTTGATGGCGTTCTAGGTTGGTAAAGTTGAGGTTGGGTTGCAAGAAGAGGTGAATGAGTGCTTTGGCAAAGAGTTGCACTTCAAGGTCATAGGGTAAAAGCGCGTGGTCGATGTAACCATGGATGTTCTCTATGGTGAGGAGCTCTTTTGCGGATAAGAGCATATCGTGATGGTTATCTTCACGAATGAGGACAAATCCCCCTCGCTCGGCTTCTCTAGGGAGCTCTCTGCCAGTGTAGCCGATGGCGTAGATTTGGGCTAAAATGTCTTCACTGATGGTATAGATTTGTTCCATTTGTATGAGATTGAGCTCTAAGGAGTCTAGTTGTGGGCTGGCTAACACCTGACGTAACAGAAGGCTGGGGTTGTTCGACTGTAAGACGCTCTGTCTAACAATGGCAAAGTGCTGTTGGCTTTGGTGAGAGCTCCTTTTATGATAGACTGGAATTAATGCATGATTACTCTGTTCGCTGTAACGGTGGTGGATGTTGTGCCAAATGGGGCGGCCTTGGGCAAAGGTTAAAATTAGCATAAGGAATAACGCTTGCAGAAGAAGATAGGTGAGTAAGTAATATTTCTGACGCAAGAGGGGATTCATGAAGAGGAATATTGCATGATAAGGTCTCTTAAACATATGTCTCCTAGTATCTATAGCTAGTATTTTGAAGGGAAACGATAAAAAAGTCAATAGATAGGCGCAAGCATTCGATATATTTAGAGAGAGCGCAGTGTTAGGTAAGGAAAGGAGGGCGTGGCATCATGGGGCAGGAGCTTGTTTATTCTACAGCAGTGATGCACAAGGCACAGCAGGTGGTGATGCCAGTAACTTCTTATCGTGTTGGCGAATTTCGCTTGGAGAGTTCTTTGGAGGCAGGGGAGTATTTGGTTGCCTCGATGCTTGAGCCAGAGCAACAGCAAACAAAGATCGGTCAAAGTCGCATCCCCTTACTTGCGCATGGGGAGGTTGCTTATGTAGGACAACCGATCGCCTTGCTTTTAGCCCCTACCCTCTGGCAAGCGCATGTTGCGCGTGAGAAGCTGGCGATTCACTACCCTGCGCACTCCACGAGCGCCTCATTGCAATTGTCGCCTTTTTTGCGCAAAAAAGTTGTTCCCACTTCGCAGTCCGATCACTTTTTTGTCCAGCGAAATGTGAAGAAGGGGTTCGACTTAGAGTATATTTTTAGTACTGCGCATCAGACCTTTAGCCAGAAGTATCATGTCGATCGGCGAAATCTCGAGCTAGAGAATGAGCTGGGGGTCTTTGCTGGTTATGAGGATGGCAAGGTGATTGTCTATTTGGCTTCGATTTGGAGCAATCGCATCCGTATTGCGCTGATGCGTCTCTTCGACTTATCTTGCGAAGAGTTAGAGATTC is a window of Entomospira culicis DNA encoding:
- the lepB gene encoding signal peptidase I → MSVDKEDKLGDFLLEKTEKMLTWRKRHKMLSRERSRRKGFFLDLLTSIPSTLLIVFLLNLYVIQAYVIPSESMNTTLLPDDRIFVDKFHYGPEIWLGVDKHLPAINPVVRGQIITFPNPDYESKGVIFETLRRFLFYISLTSVDIGRDAQGNPPIDLLIKRAVGYNGDRLIFRDGELFIKGEGESFELPEHFFQRVNNISYYTQRGYTQDNSELVAKLAEYSIYRDLRLTLPAHLERFEEFSQERTRYLGRITQGNPFPRSLASMMIYANRQEKLDDYYRHNRGIYVPHGYVLPLGDNRDNSLDGRYFGVIPQKIVQGRAFLRMWPWDRIGGIH
- a CDS encoding class II fructose-bisphosphate aldolase → MVSYKDLGLVNTKDLFAKAMAGKYAIPAYNFNNLEQLQAIVQACVETKSPVILQVSSGARKYANATLLRNMAKGATEYAKELGYDIPIVLHLDHGDSLALCKECIESGFSSVMIDGSHLPYEENVALTKQVVDFAHSQEHYVTVEGELGILAGIEDDVVAEHHTYTEPDEVEDFVKRTGVDSLAISIGTSHGATKFTPDQCTRNADGVLVPPELRFDILEEIEKRLPGFPIVLHGSSSVPMEYVRIIEQFGGKVPDAVGIPEEQLRRAAASAVCKINIDSDGRLAMTAMIRKVFAEQPSEFDPRKYLGPARDELKKLYMYKNQNVLGSAGKA
- a CDS encoding alanine--tRNA ligase gives rise to the protein MNAEKLRRLFIGFFTQHDHVEISGRSVIPENDPTVLFTTAGMHPLVPYLLGEPHPSGRRLTDVQKCIRTGDIESVGDAHHLTFFEMLGNWSLGDYFKSEMIAMSYQFLTSPDYLGIDPSRLHVTVFAGDDEVPRDEESARLWQEMGIAPERIYFLGREDNWWGPAGQTGPCGPDSEMFLDTEKEPCSAECRPGCSCGKYIEIWNDVFMEYDKQEDGSYLPLKMKNIDTGMGLERTLCLLLGKKNVYDTELFQPIIQKIEEISGHRYTGEESEETTKAFRVIADHIKTATMIMSDERGIRPSNVGQGYILRRLIRRAVRFGRKLGIEVSFLPQLADVVLDIYRNSYPEMQDKRNFLHDELRLEEEQFSRTLMQGEREFLKMLPSLLKNPQKMMSGRLAFKLYDTYGFPIELTEELAREHGLGVDRTEFDAAFAKHQEASKAGADKLFKGGLADDSMASTRYHTATHLLNEALRRVLGDGVHQAGSNITPERLRFDFNWNDKLSEEQIVQVEALVNAQIEANLPIGFEVMSIEEAKNIGAQAMFEGRYDEKVKVYRMGDFSVEVCGGPHVEHTGELGKFKIVKEQSSSRGVRRIKAILVD
- the gap gene encoding type I glyceraldehyde-3-phosphate dehydrogenase; translated protein: MKVAINGFGRIGRLVFQALVNQKLLGKEKNQIDVVAVVDMSTDADYFIYQLKYDSTQGQMKAKFESKKSSDGLDHNDIIVVNGHEVRCIQASREGLKVLPWKELGVDYVIESTGLFTDMDKAHGHIEAGAKKVVISAPAKGGVKTIVMGVNHEEYDPSQHNIVSNASCTTNCLAPVVHVLLEEGIGIETGLMTTIHSYTATQKTVDGVSAKDWRGGRAAAINIIPSTTGAAKAVGEVLPVTKGKLTGMSFRVPTPTVSVVDLTFRTEKKTSIAEIDKLMQKASKSYLKDILGYADEELVSTDFIHDARSSIYDSLATKQNNLPNEERFFKVVSWYDNEWGYSNRVVDLVKYMAQKDGIMN
- a CDS encoding tetratricopeptide repeat protein, with protein sequence MKKISPIVGILLFSFFVIPMNFAQTQIAPPQQSAMDLYKEGLAATERQDFFQAITLFRRALNINPNYAEARLRISEVYFFLGEYHEVLSNLNLYDRLANNVDAKTLRARAHTGLGQSGQARAIFQDVLSKEPNNVDAQFGMAEVNLLEGRSDNAIALIEKMLKERPQNRRALLSLALIFDDRREFHRSTPYIRQAIFYFPQDALVRFHAGLHYEKQLKWREALIEYDAVYRINPNFHQLAMRRSQVLMGLTRYDEAVKVLEELIKGRGREETEVWALLAEALERSGDLTKAYNAYVELLKLQPSHELHRLSAEDFIMRNFAIGDKERNTFASQRREQARLLSRNLDNTRALQSYRRSLILNPHDAQARFEMGRIFAQQGFPLSYVDQLRLLKEEGIATPEMLTVLAREERQTYPNPAKKFGLSHMPMGRPLRILVTRIQGESLLGQYGVDALLQQVFVDKMRFNTRFELTDAGASQTQSEAWQTAYNQHMDYSIILRFIERDRRLFTQADLYMVNTGTLIQSFSLNRTGNTRIEDAMNDIIKMIDATIPIRAQVMRREGSRILISVGSLHGVKTGDQFIIIAKGNSRLISGAPYFEIINNSELGRVTIDELGEFSSAGSVQPTVRPDVITTEDELFLLRDPNQLPQSSSPVLGIPEGFFLLH
- a CDS encoding RNA methyltransferase codes for the protein MSCAKYVTVLENITIVLVRPEGQANIGAICRAMKAMGVHRLRIVDMQSPEDLTAIRTWSLSAFDIYENAQHFATLPQALADMTLVVATSRRLGKNRKFFSLTAKEFAQNLPQYANSHVAILFGNEKNGLNEEEVDLAHQLLYIPTSDQYPSLNLAQAVQLVCYELYQHNCATHIHFHPISAPETQQLAQTITNQLDSIGFFAISRENGERHLFNFWHAIIARAQLSQKEAIFLEKMMRQLTHMKPKESLKSSPNKEDKQSPDGLN
- the lepB gene encoding signal peptidase I; protein product: MIKQIFRYVLFIFLLIALLTFTKFALVATYRVEAEGMSPYYPKGSMVMANAFGLSDFYDHLPLNKEIKRGHVVLLQTHQEKEEQSWLGYLFNPGLRFISGNFFWIKSKKERSGIPHLMMKRVIALPGDRIRLEGNEVFVQTPSHTFFVSEFEASSLQYEITTPLRREDWLPFSPFSGDLVEYLLGEDEYFVLGDNRTLINDSRNFGLITKRDIHAVVLFKYLGR